In the Procambarus clarkii isolate CNS0578487 chromosome 70, FALCON_Pclarkii_2.0, whole genome shotgun sequence genome, TGACAGTTCACTGAACTGTGTTTGTTGATATCCATGCGAAGTCATTACCTCCCACTCAGATTATGTGATGATAACGTCACCATCCACCTTGTCCACAACTTAGCTACCAGTCCCTTGCTGCCTAGTGTACAAATATTGTTATGTTAGTTTTGCTTAATTACATTTAGCTGCTGTGACTTGTGCCTTGTGATAACTTAATTTACTTAAAATTACATTGTTGTGGTTATgtaaatattgtatatatatatgctgcgTCATGTAGATAATTTGGCCCCAGTAAACTGGGGGTTTTACTTAGACTTTCACTCAACCCTAgacattttttattgaattacgtgaggccaggaggttcactgattAAATGGACATAGCCAAGAGCCATACTTGGGGACCATGATTTTTATGGTCAAGGGTCTTAAAATTTAAAGTGGATAAGACTCTTAGAATGTCAAGTGGACAAGTATCTTAGAATGTCAAGTGGCCAAGGGTCTTGGATTGTCAAGTGGCCAAGGGTCTTGGATTGTCAAGTGGCCAAGGGTCTTGGATTGTCAAGTGGCCAAGGGTCTTGGATTGTCAAGTGGCCAAGGGTCTTGGATTGTCAAGTGGCCAAGGGTCTTGGATTGTCAAGTGGCCAAGGGTCTTGGATTGTCAAGTGGCCAAGGGTCTTGGATTGTCAAGTGGCCAAGGGTCTTGGATTGTCAAGTGGCCAAGGGTCTTGGATTGTCAAGTGGCCAAGGGTCTTGGATTGTCAAGTGGCCAAGGGTCTTGGATTGTCAAGTGGCCAAGGGTCTTGGATTGTCAAGTGCCCAAGGGTCTTAGATTGTCAAGTGGCCAAGGGTCTTAGAACGTCAAGTTGCCAGGGATCGTACCGTGCACAGGAACCAAGAATCTTACAGTGCCACATGGGCCAAGGATCCTACAGTGCCTCGGGAACCCAAAGGTCTTACTGTGTCACAGTAACCAAGAACTTTCAAGTGTCACCGTAACCAAAGGTCTCTCAGTACCTCAGTAACCAAGGATTTTACAGTGCCACAATAGCCATGGATATTACAAGGCTACTATAATCATGATTCTTACAGCACCCCAGAAACCCTGGGTCTTACAGTGCCTCCTCAACTAAGGATTTTACACTgccaaagtaaaaaaaaaaacttatagtACTGAGCCTCAGTAACCAAACACCTTTTATGCCACATTAGCCAACACTGTTAGTGCCTCAGAAAGAAAAGTTCTTACAATGCCTCAGCAACCATGGATCTTACAGTGGTACATGAGCCAGAGGGGGCGCTGGTATGTTGCGTTAGAAAATATGCAGGAGTCATGGTGAACCACAATAGACAAAATATTAAAATGCACAGTGAATTATTGTGCACAATAAACAGGGGTTCTAGCGTGCCAGACCGTCCAATGGAACAGGAATGTCAGAGGGTTTTCCACGGTGCCACAGTGGCCAGGACCCAGCTGGCGGCCACAATGGGAGAGCCGAAGTGGAAGTTCAAGCTGAATGCTGATGTGGTCAGGCCGGACAAGGTATCGAGGAGGGGGCCGACCACTCGTCCACCTCGCTGCGAGCTGACACTAACAATCTCTGACAGAaaaccaataaaaatgttccactTTTTATGCTTTCTTTTCAGCTCAAAACCATTACTTATAGAGCGGAAGGAAGCTTTCCCCCTCATGCGAGAAATGTAAAACGATATTTCAAAGAGAGAGGTTTGCAATGAGGCGAAATGCTCATCAGGGGAGAATAAGCATTACTTTTTTTTAGTGGAGGGTATAGAATTAGCGAGGGTGTATGTCCACAGCCTTTGACCGTTTCTCCCAGAGCGAGGCAGAAGTGCCGGCCTCTATTATAATTAAACCCACTAAAGTTGTGGGCATATATATTCTTTTCTAGTAGGAGTTTATCTCTGAGAGGAATGTGCACCAAAATCATTGTTGATGACAGAAAATCAGTAATGAAGTTTACTGACATAAGGCTCCTTAGGAATATAATATTCTCCCACACGGGTGTTCATATGTTCTTTATTCCTaggtgagggggtgtggggggggtgatgggtCGGGGGGCCATGGGGGAGAAATGAAGGGGAGGGGATCGCTGGGGTGGGATGGAGGGGAAGGGGTCTCAGGGGTTGGATGGAGGGGAAGGGGGTTGAAGGACAAGATGGAGGGGAGGGAGTCTGATCACTGCTGCTGATGACCAAACGCAAAATTTCTTCCCGTTTTATTTCGCACAAAACGAACTCGACAACCTGTGACAACCTGTAGCTTTGAACACTGCATTGTATCcagtgttgtaaccctttttgggtAAGGAAATTTTAAGTAAAATTAAGTGATTAagtgagattatatatatatatatatatatatatatatatatatatatatatatatatatatatatatatatatatatatatatatatatatatatatatatatacatatacatattggtAGCAGTATTTCTTGTAAACAtacgttgttgaatatgaccgaaagggtaagattaatgattctaacacgaatcttctcaatatttcttacgttcttcttcactgtcgagggtaattgataaattaactctccaaaattcattctttatttctggtctgacacctgaacgtgtttcgtaatgcttttacattttcaaataattagtTTACACACTAGTTCCATAACTAGAAAATTTGTCTAGTTGTGAGTATGACTGAAAGACTGCTGAGTAATTCTGTAATAGATTGGGGTAACGTAGAAGCTTGAAGCTAAGCCTTCACTGCTAGTTACCAAactataaacttaatggtaaaatTACCAGAAATCTTTTGCTGCAGAAACTACAGTAACCTCTTAATGACAAATCCGCCAGTGATCTCTAACTACAGAAACTGCTAGTAATCTATCACTTCTGAAAACGATACCATTCTCTTACTGTTGAAAAAGTAATGCTTTTACTGCTGCAAAAGTAGTAATGTTTTACCGCTAAAAAGATAACAATGTTTTACTGCTGAGAAAGTAGTAACCTTTTACTGCTGATACTTCCAGGATTCCTCCACTCTTGAAGCTCCCGTGAAGCTTTTACTGCTTAAACTTCGAGGATTCTCTTAGGGCAGAGCGATGATTCTCTTGAGTTCGTAAGCTGGCAGGAATTGCGAAGTGGCGCAGCAGGAAGGGACCTTAAAGTGCCACAACGGTCAGACTCCAGTATCGGACCACAATGGCAGTGATGGAGTGAATGTCGACCCTGCACAAAGGCGTCCTCAGCCTAGACAGGTCAAGAAAGACGAGCATTGCTTGAAAACCAATGAATTGGTTTCTTAGAAGTGAGAAAGAGTGGTTGTGAGAGATAGTTGTGAAGAAGACTGagagaaggtgtgtgtgtttactagttgtgttttttgcgggggttgagctttgctctttcggcccgcctctcaactgtcaatcaactgtttactaactactactatttttttcccccacaccacacacacacacacacacacacaccaggaagcagcccgcgacagccgaccaactcccaggcacctatccactgctaggcaacaggggcactcagggtgaaagaaactttgcccatttgtttctgcctcgtgcgggaatcgaacccgcgccacagaatcacgaatcctgcgcgctatccaccatgctacgaggccccccaaggCTGTGTGTAtgacggagagagagaaagagagaaaaatatatatacagaatCAGAACACAGGCATAATGACACCCAGAGACAGGCAGGAAGCTTTGTATACTCCCGTTTGTACAAACTAATATCATTAAGCATCATTTACTGAAAGCCAGTTAACTCTGATAACAATAAAATCAAAACATATGATGCAATCCATCCTCCTGCTTAGGTAGTACTGATTGTGACGATcctcaatagtcacgaattcttACGTACTTAGCTTCTAGACTAGTAGTGTAATCACTAGTAaggaattttttaaaaataaatgaagctaaaaaactaacttaaatatatgtagacctagtatagcacacatatgtactatactaggcctcagATGCATatatcttaggttaggttagtttagtttgtcgaagaaacacaagtaaaaaatagttttcccagTTTGTCTAACTCAAtggttcagatttctactttctaatttcgctgtacgtcggtatatatactatggttctcttcattactataagtactaccaaaacaggaggagggGCTGAATAAAGAATTTTTGTAACGACTCATTCATATTAACCGTTCATTTGGTCGTTTATTCGTCCACGTACTTGGCATCTTATTCAGCCATGTTTATATTAACATTATTTTTATCCGGTGCAATATATGAGCCACATACTAATATAGTATTACGAGCTACGATTAACTGCTTATTACGTCAATCTTCTTTACTACTTACAGTCATATTACTACTTACAGTCATATTACTACTTACAGTCATATTACTACTTACAGCCTCATTACTACTTACAGTCATATTACTACTTACGGTCATATTACTACTTACAGTCATATTACTACTTACAGTCATATTACTACTTACAGTCATATTACTACTTACAGTCATATTACTACTTACAGTCATATTACTACTTACAGTCATATTACTACTTACAGTCATATTACTACTTACAGTCATATTACTACTTACAGTCTCATTACTACTCTCAGCCTCATTACTACTTACAGTCATAATACTACTGGAAAGAGATgtggttgtcttgcctatatactgaattctttgaggcttacagtccccaagtgggcatttgaaggcatagacgacgttggtctcttttaaagcgctctgctttgtgtctggagagtttctcatgagtaggctggccattttcttggttttatagtagatcatcaattgtatcttctgatttttgtctgtagggataacgtttctattaacaatatctttcaggaccctttcctccgttttatgagctgtggaaaagaagttcctgtaaaatgtctaatagggggtacaggtgttgtgttagttgtctcttcagaggttgcatggcgtttcaccttgccttcttatgatgtcttcaacgaaaccattggagaagccgttgttgactaggacctgccttatcctacagagttcttcatcgacttgcttccatcctgagctttggctgaccccatctacttgcttatacatgtgcccatccggactcaagaagggtgcctctttagtacaagcttggagtagtttccttagaatgtttcgccatgggttctcccctaggtgtcctgtttgcgaacttctacatgggtaccatcgaacaaaaggtcttagtcgacatgaacttgaaaccggccatatactgcaggtatgttgacgacatttttacacaggtacctgatgtcagacatctgcatggagctgaaggaggcatttgagcggaattttgtgttgcgtttcacttacgagataggagaaggatgggaagctgccctttctaaatgtaacagtcatggaaaggagcggaggtttccacactgcagtctacactaaggaaacaaacataggaatgtgcctcagtgccaacagtgactgcccagacaggtacaagaggagtgtcattaacgcttatgtcgaccgtgctctcagccacaactcaggatggaagcaagtcgatgaagaactctgtagggataaggcaggtcctagtcaacaacggcttctccaatggtttcgttgaagacatcataagaaggaaagtgaaacgccatgcacagTGCAATATGTAACTATAAGCTGCAGTCACGTAATAGATAGATGGAAAGATGAGTAGATTAATGGATTGATGTATTGATTGATAGGTGGAAGGCTAgacggatagatagatgaatagaaaaattgatagatagatggatgtattGACCGATAGATGGGATAAACCGTTTAGATTGATTGACCGATGGATACATGgatatagatagatggatggagtgattagatgaatggatagatggataaatagatgcaTAGATAGGCAGGTAAAGAGTTAGATaaaaagatagatagatagatagataggaagGATTGCTGCTTCTTGGTTTGAGATTCTTAAAACTTCCAAGAACCACAAAAAAGTTACTTGTGATTTCAATACAGCGACGCCATACATGTCATGTAAGATGGAATCGAAATTATCTCCAGCAAAATTTCCAGCATCCTAGGCCAGGTTGCTAGATTGACGGTATCGTAAATTTTTGCCGCGAGATTGGATCCCCAGTGATCCAATGAAGTTACTGTAACCAGTGGAGCAATCAGAGTCAATCCAAGTGTATCATCACCACAAAAATTTGGCTGAAATATTCCTGTTTTCGAGCTGTCAGTCAGTCCAACAAAATTCAAACAAATGGTAAAAAATGTTAATTTTAAAGTGCTAACTTTTGCGAATTTAAATGCGAACTTTTGAGGATTTAAAATACAAACATAAAATGTTCACTTGTTTGAGAAGGGTCCACGATGCTGTAGTGTTTTGTTTAATTTGGTTTtgggaggatatatatatatatatatatatatatatatatatatatatatatatatatatatatatatatatatatatatatatatatatatatatatatatatatatatttttactgttgatggtagctGAAATTATgagttatggctactaggtactatatatatatatatatatatatatatatatatatatatatatatatatatatatatatatatatatatatatatatatatatatataaagtatattttggtagcagtttttcctgtagacatatattattaaatatgaccgaaaaagtaagattaataattctaacacaaattttctcaatgtttcttttatttcttttcactgttgatggtagctgaaaaatcaattctccaaaattcatttttatttctagtctgacgcgacacttgaacgcgtttcgtaaaacttattacattttcaaagactttagtttacacacacacaactataactaaacagagtttaaacagcttcgattttatacctgcatttgggtgaggtgatatgttacaacagttttggatgaggtgaaaacaaacttttgaccaacacaagacagaacacgaaacaatgggtataatattttgtaagttaaagggaagaatggaagtaactgcatagggcctattggcccatatttcttgatgcttctatagttggtgcggagtcttgaagtgggtagaatatagttgtgcattaattggctgttgattgctggtgttgacttcttaatgtgtagtgtctcgcagatatcaagccgcctgctatcgctgtatctatcgatgattaaaGTGTTTTTTgtgaagacttctctggtgatggtctggttgtaggaagagattatatgttccttaatggagccctgttgcttatgcatcgttaatcgcctggaaagagatgttgttgtcttgcctatatacttaattatttgaggcttacagtccccaagtgggcatttgaaggcatagacgacattggtctcctttaaagcgttctgctttgtgtctggagagtttctcatgagtcggctggccgttttcttggttttatagtagatcgtcaattgtatcttcttatttttgtctgtagggataacgtttctattaacaatatctttcaggaccctttcctccgttttgtgagctgtggaaaagaagttcctgtaaaatagtctaatagggggtacaggtgttgtggtgttgggggtacaggtgttgtggtgttgggggtacaggtgttgtggtgttgggggtacaggtgttgtggtgttgggggtacaggtgttgtggtgttgggggtacaggtgttgtggtgttgggggtacaaccgtttattttttccaggcactggttcgggTTTGCATTTTATAGCTGTttttcccagcttatttctgcgAGGTTtacttggtttatttgctcccagttaatCTGTTTATTGCTAAAGTTGAAATTGCTGAATTCTCCTCCCCTGGAACTCGGGATTGGTTGTGCAGGTCTGCTCCCCATGTTTGTCAGAACTTCAGttaggttgtgatctgagtaactggtatttgtaatcattatgttcctgatcagttcatcattattagtgaaaatgaggttcaACGTGTTCTCTTTTCTAGTTGGTTCAACTATTCGTTGTTTTAAGGCAAATCTGTCCcaaatccgtagcaggtcatttgcatgtgcctgttcattttggGTTCTTCCTGATATTCTCTCTAATATAACTGTATTAgctaggtgcttccatttcaggtgccgtaggttaagATCTAAATATACACTATACAACAATATACCTAgtgaaaatatttttattttagagCCAAGTAATTAATTTACTGAGGTGAGCTCGTTAGCTCATGGTTGTAACCGTACCTGCAGTATAAAGGCTCATCTCTAATCATgatcaagtctggtgggaacggtctgaacaccaGTGCCTGCAACACTGTCATAACGTTAGTGGTCTTACTGTTTTGTACAAGGTCaaaatcctcaaagttccgcacctgaCCCAACTCTATGGATTACCAGTAGTTGCTACCcgtagcactaggctctcaaccttcaatagtctcatgctggaagtgccgttctcaagaacatcactccatcagcgactaTTCTTTCCTAGGCTGACTCATATCTGGAACTTGTTTGCTCAACAGGTTTATACATGGGACATCAgatcaactgatcacatgaaggctctggcacacagttggctacatgATCATCCTATTCCTTACATGAGTGTTAtctaatgttgttaatgaatacAGACTTTTCCTACTGATGCATATAAGAGACTCATAAAATAATGTGCCtccaggagtaggtttcaactgagatgaggtaggattacagctcttgTTTGCAGTTTCACCgggttccttatatgatagttcccaatgtAATAGTTtcaaagagaggcagagagagagagaggcagagagagagagagagagagacaaacagagagagggacagagacagagacagagaaagagagagggagagggagagggagaggaagagggagagagagagagagagagagagagagagagagagagagagagagagagagagagagagagagagagagagagagagagagtaatcctGAGATTCTTCTTAAAGGGGAAGAGAAAATATTCTCGCCACGAGGAACATCATCACCCGTATGACTTTCACAGAAAGCCTTACACGAGCGGATATACAGTATTTGAAGGTACTTTTTTTCCCTGAAAAAGGGTACTAAAGCCGAGCTTGTGGGATAAAGACTGCCCGAAGCTAAGGGAATGACGCGATGGAATGGCTTTTGGAAATGGAAATCAAAGCTGCCTGTCTGCCCACTTTCGAAAtgtagaaagagagagaaagcagAGACAGACCGAGGATTGAGTGTGACAGAGAGAGACGCGAAAGAAACAGAAAATATTGGTAAGAGCAAGGAATTAAAAGAATGAGAGAAGAACGAAACTAACAGGACGTACAAATATATCAAATAAAGTGATAATGATGGATaatttggtaataatgaatataaaaAATCAGAAGACAAATGTAGAACGTAAAAATATTTAGAATTCGcataataattttaaaataatttGCAGAAAAGATATTTactaaacagacagagagaaggaaCGATGAGGAGTATAAAAAAGAAAGTAGGGAGATgttagagagaaagagaaggacgaaggatgatatatatatatatatatatatatatatatatatatatatatatatatatatatatatatatatatataaatatatatatatatatatgtatatatatatatataataaagagcGATAGATATAAATGGAGTGTGAGATACCAGGTCAAGGGAAACAATAATAGATAAAATATATTCGAAAGAGTGATTAAAAAGACAGTAAAGGGTTGATAGGGAGAGGAGATAGGAGAGTAGAAGTAGGTGAGACACAAGAAAAGaatgggggagggtgagaggatGGGAAGAGATGGATGTAAATCAGTAGGAGACAGAAATTTTTGAAGTAGAAGCTAGACGTGTGGAGTTAGATATAAGAAGGAGGGGAGAAGCAGTGTTGTGAGGGGATAGCGAGTGAAGGGAGGGACTAGAGAGAGAAACGGGTGAGTAATAAGGGGATAGAGAAAGGAGAGGAAGGATGGAGAAAGGGTCGAAGCGTTAGAGAGGTGAGGAGGGTTAGAAGGGCTAAAGAGGACAGAGGGgctagagaggggagagagagagggtagagggGTTAGAAAGGTTAGAGAGGGTAGAGGGGAGTAGAGGGATCACATAGGGGTACAGCCAGCCGAGTGGCGATCAACATATAATGAGAAGATTACAGAAATCTGCATACAAGGGGAAACCCCAAATTGGTTAGCTTTAGTAAGTAAATTGCCGAAGACAAACAATGTTGCGCCCGAGGCAGCCGGGAGAATATACCTCCCTGTATCACAGCTTCTTCGACATACTCCAAGAGTATATTAAAGTATACCCGGGGACTCTGTCATAGCATACAAGACCCAACCATGTCATATACACCACAAAGGGAAAACCAAACTAAATCGAAATGAAATTTACATTCCCAGCAAGTAGTTTAATCAACGCTAAATCATATCTCAAGAAAGTAAGTGTGTTTAGCTGGACTCTTAATTCACACAGTGTCATCATGAATAACCTGGTATAATGACAGGTTCCATTTCACTAATTAAGTCGTTTAGTATACATTAGGATACATTAGACCTGCGTAAGTTGGGCGGATATTTTACGTGGTGCTGATATTGCAGTGTGGCAGACTTCCTAAGTGGAGGATAGGGGAGGGGGGAACTGGCTATGAGAAGAAGGGAGTGTTTTCTTGCtatggtaggggaggaggtgtttTGTTGCTATGGTGGATAAGGGGTGTTTTCTTGCTATTGGGGGAGAGGTGGTGTGCTCTTGCtactgggggagaggtggtgtgTTCTTGCtactgggggagaggtggtgtgCTCTTGCTATTGGGGGAGAGGTGGTGTGTTCTTGCtactgggggagaggtggtgtgCTCTTGCtactgggggagaggtggtgtgTTCTTGCtactgggggagaggtggtgtgCTCTTGCTATAGGGGGAGAGGAGGATGTTTTCATGCTATTGGGGAAGATGGGGTGTTTTCTTACAAAGGGGAAGGGGTTTTGTTCTTGCTAtggtggagagggagagggtggtTTTTTTTTGGAATTGTGAAGGGGGGTGTTGCTTCCTATGGTGGGGGGAGGAGGTGCTTTCTTGGTtttatgggggagggggggggggtttgttggtatgtggggggagggggttttaTAGCTATTGTAGTTGCCTCCTTAGTTATCTTATCTTCCTTTGGAAACATTGATAATTCATTCCTTTAGTCAGTATATATTCTATTTTATATTTGCTTTATTATTTATTCTGTCTCTTCGTTTGACCCCAATTGATTCACAGGTCTAAGATCTTCATCATCTACCTCACTGAAACTCTGTCTTTTTTTCAGCCCGTTCTcgaacttgcttatagtcaatatttggcttattaataagtgcatatgtgacttactaatttattgtgaatatttgagtttaccttgaaaagctgaatagaaaacactgacctaacctaaccttcttagtatgttaagataagcatcttattgcttcttaattacagttaatacttaacctataccaatattgatattacagttttataaaaataataaaatacagctaaaatatttaaataaattgtaaagtaactcaagaTATTGTCAAAATTttatataaaatctctattgttcaataaaacttaaaaatatttttttaatattaaaaCTGGTGTATAGTGAATCATTATGAAGAGTTTTTACCTgaaaaacaaaatataacttaAAATATACCATATATGTACTTACTAAtatgccaaatattgactataagcaataactcatatatgtactgtcttgtgcgagagtggGTTGCCTTTTTTTCTATAAATGTTACCCTCTCAGTGTTTTCATTCCCCATCCCAGTACATTTAACCATTTTCACACCCAAACCTTTTTTCTCCTGCACAACTCTCTCGTCCTCTtcatcctccacctcctcctcctcctcctcctcctcctcctcctcctcctcctcctcctcctccactatctcctcctcctcctcctccaccacctcctcctcttcctcctccccctttctctgCTCAGCAGCAATATGACTGTAAAAATTACAGGGCGGTGGAGAATTTGTGTTAAAACGCGCCAGCCACGCCGTGAGACAAGGCAGATGCAAAACGCTACATATTTTCAGCCCGGCTGCTCTTACGTGCATCCCTCTACCAAATATTTTTGCGACTTTAGTTTTTCAGTAGACCATTAGTGAGATGTTGGCTCCCAGCTGCCCAGGGTTCCTTAGTGTTAGTTCCTGGCCGTAGGCAGGCGCTCACCTCTAGTTATTCTggggtttattattattattattattattattaatgttatcattattattattattattattattattattattattattattattattatcattattattattattattaagagaaAAATCACACTTACGTGATGTGTCAATGAGCAAATCtgaaggagccgtgatgaggattcg is a window encoding:
- the LOC138355996 gene encoding uncharacterized protein, with amino-acid sequence MTVSSNEAESSNETVSSNMTVSSNMTVSSNMTVSSNMTVSSNMTVSSNMTVSSNMTVSSNMTVSSNMTVSSNMTVSSNEAVSSNMTVSSNMTVSSNMTVSSKED